A single Chanos chanos chromosome 8, fChaCha1.1, whole genome shotgun sequence DNA region contains:
- the LOC115818328 gene encoding SEC14-like protein 1, protein MVQKYQSPVRVYKHPFELVMAAYERRFPTCPLIPMFVGSDVVSEEKSEDGSTHKIERRCKLDVDAPRLLKRIAGVDYVYFIQKNSLNRRERTLHIESHNETFSNRVIIHELCCYSVHPENEDWTCFEQSASLDIKSFFGFESTVEKIAMKQYASSIKKGKEIIEYYLRELEEEGITHVPRWSPNSASLAQPIITVTRPAPPATPAIAISAPPDSSKDALVSKEGTSPPGSLNEPLTGTPDDKLDADYIKRYLGDLTPLQESCLIRLRQWLQETHKGKIPKDEHILRFLRARDFNMDKARETLCQSLTWRKQHQVDYLLETWNPPQVLHDYYTGGWHHHDKDGRPLYILRLGQMDTKGLVRALGEESLLRHVLSINEEGLRRCEENTKVFGRPISCWTCLVDLEGLNMRHLWRPGVKALLRIIEVVEANYPETLGRLLILRAPRVFPVLWTLVSPFIDENTRKKFLIYAGNDYQGPGGLLDYIDKEVIPDFLGGDCMCEVPEGGLVPKSLYRTAEELENEDIRLWTETIYQSASVFKGAPHELLIEIIDASSVITWDFDVCKGDVVFNIYHSKRAPQPPKKDPLAAHGITSPGGNNVQLIDKSWLLGQDYSMVESPLTCKEGESVQGSHVTRWPGFYILQWKFHNMPACSATNLPRVDDVLATLQVSSHKCKVMYYTEVLASEDFRGSMTSLESSHSGFSQLSATTTTSSQSQSSSMISR, encoded by the exons GCGTATGAGAGGAGGTTCCCCACCTGTCCACTCATTCCCATGTTTGTGGGCAGTGATGTTGTCAGCGAGGAGAAGAGCGAGGACGGCTCCACACACAAGATCGAGCGACGCTGTAAACTGGACGTGGACGCCCCTCGGCTCCTGAAAAGG ATTGCGGGGGTGGActatgtatatttcattcagaAGAACTCACTCAACCGTCGCGAGAGAACTCTACACATCGAATCTCACAACGAGACCTTTTCCAACAGAGTTATCATCCATGAGCTATGCTGTTattca GTTCACCCTGAGAATGAAGACTGGACGTGTTTTGAACAGTCTGCCAGTCTGGATATCAAGTCATTCTTTGGCTTTGAGAGCACAGTGGAAAAGATTGCCATGAAACAGTATGCCAGCAGCATCAAAAAG GGTAAAGAGATTATCGAGTAttacctgagagagctggaggaggagggcaTTACCCACGTGCCCCGCTGGAGCCCAAACTCGGCTTCACTCGCTCAGCCCATTATCACAGTGACCCGTCCCGCGCCACCAGCCACGCCCGCCATCGCCATCAGCGCCCCCCCAGACAGCTCAAAGGACGCCCTGGTCTCTAAGGAGGGCACCAGCCCGCCGGGGAGCCTCAACGAACCCCTTACGGGAACCCCTGATG ataAGTTGGATGCGGACTACATCAAGCGTTACCTAGGTGACCTCACACCTCTTCAGGAGAGCTGTCTGATTCGTCTGCGCCAGTGGCTGCAGGAGACTCATAAGGGCAAG ATCCCTAAGGATGAGCACATCCTGCGTTTCTTGCGGGCGCGGGACTTTAACATGGACAAAGCCCGGGAGACTCTGTGCCAGTCGCTCACctggaggaaacagcaccaggTGGACTACCTGCTGGAGACCTGGAACCCTCCGCAGGTCCTGCACGACTACTACACCGGCGGCTGGCATCACCACGACAAGG atgGTCGTCCTCTCTACATCCTTCGCTTGGGCCAGATGGACACGAAGGGTCTGGTCAGAGCCCTGGGAGAGGAATCGCTGCTCAGACAC GTCCTGTCCATCAACGAGGAGGGACTGAGACGTTGTGAAGAGAACACCAAAGTGTTTGGTCGACCGATCAG TTGTTGGACATGTCTGGTGGATCTGGAAGGCTTGAATATGAGGCACCTGTGGAGACCAGGGGTCAAAGCGCTGCTGAGGATCATAGAAGTGGTGGAGGCCAATTACCCAGAGACACTTGGCCGTCTGCTCATCCTGAGGGCTCCCAGAGTCTTCCCTGTGCTCTGGACCCTG GTCAGTCCCTTCATTGATGAAAACACTCGGAAGAAATTCCTCATCTACGCTGGCAATGACTACCAGGGACCAGGCGGCCTGTTGGACTATATTGACAAAGAGGTCATTCCTGACTTCCTGGGAGGAGACTGCATG TGTGAGGTCCCGGAAGGCGGTCTGGTCCCCAAATCTCTGTACAGAACAGCGGAGGAGCTGGAGAACGAGGACATCCGTCTTTGGACGGAGACCATCTACCAGAGCGCCAGCGTCTTCAAGGGGGCTCCACATGAG CTGTTGATTGAAATCATTGACGCGTCCTCGGTCATCACCTGGGACTTTGACGTGTGTAAAGGGGACGTGGTCTTCAACATCTATCACTCTAAGAGAGCTCCACAGCCGCCCAAAAAAGACCCTCTGGCCGCCCACGGCATCACATCACCGGGGGGCAACAATGTGCAGCTTATCGATAAGTCCTGGCTGCTGGGGCAGGATTACAGCATGGTGGAGTCTCCACTCACCTgtaaggaaggagagagtgtaCAG GGTTCACACGTGACCCGATGGCCAGGTTTCTACATCCTCCAGTGGAAGTTCCACAACATGCCCGCGTGTTCGGCCACTAACCTGCCCCGCGTGGACGACGTCCTGGCCACCCTGCAGGTCTCCTCTCACAAGTGTAAAGTCATGTATTACACCGAGGTCCTGGCCTCTGAGGACTTCAG gggCTCAATGACCAGTCTGGAGTCCAGTCACAGTGGTTTCTCTCAGCTCAgtgccaccaccaccacctccagccaatcacagtccAGCTCCATGATCTCCAGGTAG